In Rosa rugosa chromosome 4, drRosRugo1.1, whole genome shotgun sequence, the genomic stretch aacactgaaagtaaaaatttaaaacacgaagaaaacaaaaatcaatctcttcttcattgatcatatatagttgtaaatttactaatctttttacagagattgaaatagagaacattggaactgaaagaaaaaattttaaaaatgggagtaaatcagattatgattttattagaaaactttaataaattttaattctttttatgagtataaattaaataagagattttcgttaaaaatatttattttttaattggatatgtcatataaggatattctgagaaagaaaaatgggttaaataagtaaatttaataattgaaattaaaatgtagggtgtaatgaacaaatagggtgaacaaagaaaattatagggtggcaatagccgcaccctattTATATTAACAATAAAGAAACATAGTTGGAATTAATAAATatatgcagttttttttttgtttccaagTCTACCGCAGATGGATATCATGAATTTGATTCTCAATAATTTAGCATGCATGGAATCGAGCCTTCTTATCAATCTAGTTTCAAAAATGTACTAACTGTCCAAATGATATGGACAAACAAGAGCAAGTGAAAACCGTTGAAAAATTCCTCAAGAACTCTTGTGATGTATTGTTTTGTTTCgctccaatttcatcatcagTAGTTCACAAATCTCAACAATTGGCATATGAATATTGTCTTGGTCAAGTCCTCAATGACAAGCAATTCCCCATTGGCATTTGAGTATGTTCAACCCAACAAGTGAAAAGCAATTAAAACATTCTTTGAGTGCCATTGTATTAACTTTAGTGATGACCATGTGATTTATCGAAACTCTCACATTAAGCTATTGAGGAATTGATGCTGAGTCTTCTAATGTAATATGCTATTCTTTGggtctcgtttttttttttcaactgcaGCAATGCAATAGGTAGTCTgtttttcttataaaaaaaaataggtagTCTCTTATCAGATATTTATCTCAATTTatttcagcaaaaaaaaaaatatatatgtatttaatgaaaagatattgtgtagtgtgaatgaggatagtttaggaagtttggggttgtgtttctagtaaaatattaaaataaaaaagttaatagATTGTGTATTAAGTAAAAGATGTGTATCTATCATTTAGCAATGtataaataaaatttctcatcCCAAAATAAAAGGGAATTATTAGAAATAAAAATAACTAAATATTGACCCAATATGCCCAAAAGAGCAAACGGGCCTTCAGGTAGTATTCAGGCCCAACAGACCAAGCCTTCATGTGGGCCGTTTCCAGCCCCTGGCCCAATTCTACAGCTACAACCGATTAAACCTTTTGATAATCGGTTGTATAAGCTTCTGAAAGTGAATATAATAGAATTAgtccccgtttgggattgcttcgctttaaaaaaaaatcagttttgtttaaaattttagattttattgtgtttggtaaataaataaaaagcaactttaattaaaagttataggtcactggcagcagattttaaaAGCAATCTAGAGGTTGATTTTAGAAGTtgctgtggatcaaaacacgttCTGAAGTTGTTTTATCTACTGACAGTActtttatttaccaaacacgaaactgttttaattcacagctgattagtCTCACAACACAccaacaacaattttttttaaaagtcacagtaATCCAAAACTAGTCCTAAGCACTTGAACAATAATACTATTAGTTTGTCCTGTGAGAGTAAAAGTTTGTCATTTCCGTAATGTTTTTCTTTGGTCAATCAATTTGTTATCTCGTACAATATATAGAAAGTTTCAAGTTGCAGCGTCTCCCGATAAGTCTAGCCTGTGTTTAACTCAAGTGAACAAACTCTGTGGTACAACACAAGACCAGACCACCGGATCGAGCTAGAAATGGAGgttgtgtttcctccacctacAACGTCTAACAAGTCTCTCCCCATCTTTATTAATTCCAAGCCCACACCAAGACTGCGCTGTAGTATCATCATCTCCGAAATCCAGGAAATCCGGGTATGCACCAACCGGAGTTGCCGTAGACAAGGTTCCATGCAGACCCTTGAGACCATCACGGCCCTCGCTCCCCCCACAGTCGCCGTCAAGTCCTGCGGCTGTTTGAGCTGCTGCGGCAACGGCCCCAACCTCGTCGCGCTTCCAGCTGGCACTCTGGTCGGTCATTGCGGAACCAGGGCTCGAGCCGCCGAGGTCCTCGTGGCACTCTGCGGGGGAGCTTGGGATTCCGACGCTGCTGACAAGAGTTTGGAAGCGCTTGCGTTGAGGAATAAAGCTGAGATTGAgctcaacaacaacaacaatttcTCTCAGGCTGAGCTCTTCCTCTCACAGGTCCTTAATTACTTGTAATTTCTAGTTACTAATTACCAAGTACTAATTAGGATGAATGTCTAgttacaatttcaatttcagtttcttgaATTTCTGGTGGTACGTGGCTTGTTGCAGGCTATAGAATTAAGGCCAATTGGTGGCATCCATATTACATACAAGGACAGGTAATTAATTAACTTGAGTGTTAGGGCGCTATCAGTTAATTAGCTTAATTATTTTGATGTTTTACCTTCCCCTGTCCTATCATGTATATATCTTGATTGATTTCCTTCAGTGCTTCATTCCTTCAATAATCACATACAGGTCTGTTGCAAGATTAGCACTGGGAAATCATTCTGGGGCTCTTGAAGATGCCGCACAAGCTTTGGCATTAAATCCTATTTATCCGGAGGTGCTTCTTTTAGCTTAGCTACCTAGTTGCATAATCGCATACTCTTCTTCTGACCATATATATTGTTGAATAAATCTATACAAAGTCTTTTTATTTCGCTTAAAAGTTCGCTATGAATTGCATGTTGCAGGCTTATATTTGCCAAGGCGATGCATTCTTGGCAATGAGTCATTTTGATTCAGCTCAGAAGTCATATTTGACAGCTCTACAGATAGATCCTTCTATTCGACGCTCCAAATCTTTCAAGGTATATTATAAGACCCGTATATCCATAATGTTAGGACATAGGACGGACAGAGATTAAAGATCATCTTGGTTCATAATAAAGCTTAGAAGTTAGTTTTGGTTACAAGAACTTTAACTTGAAGATGCATCAGCTTGAAAGAGGCAGGGGGCCTCCTGGCCATATTTAAATGACCAACTACTCATGTATTGTTGTTTTCGGGTTGAAATTAATTGTATCGATCTCCTCGCAAGTGTGTTCATATAACATTTCTAATTTCTTCATGGAAGATCTTTTGCAAAATTGCCTGCACTCATTtgtttgttttccttatttaattttatGATCTCTGCTCAGCTATATCCTCAAATAATCTATTAAGATCTGCAATCATATTTTCTCAACTACTTATGCTGCTATGCAGGCTCGGATTGCAAACCTCGAGAAACTCACTGCTGTACCTGATTAAGTCTTAAGATCTCCAATGTCTCTGAAGTCTTGTATACATCAATTACAGAACTGTGCTGATAAAAGTCATAATGTTCAGACTCTTTGCAGGTTTGTCTGTGTCATTCATTTTATGCATGCTGGAGTTCATATTATAGGTCTAGCATGCATGATAAGTTCAACATTCATACACAATAATTATAGTGACAATAAAAGAATttatagaagaagaagcagctaCTAGTCTCTTTTGTACCTCTGTAGTATATATGAGATGGTCAAGATTTGACAATAATATTTAGATCGAGATTGGAATTGAGTGCTCAATGTTGTTTAGAACGCTGTTTAGCTCCCCTTTCACTTGGAACTGTAAGTTGTACCCTATGTAGCTCTGATTAATTGGTAAGATGTCTCTTTGAGAAATAAACAAGTATCTTGAATGGCCTCTAGCAATAAGCATATAGGTGGGAGAACTAAAAATATTCAGACGTACTATATATTGAATAGCCACTAGCTATAAGCATAAATGGATCTTCAACTCAAACATAATTTTAAGGCATGATCACAATGAAGTGTAGAGGGTACACCACGGAGTTCATCCTTACAAACGATAACTAAATATAAAGAGATCGATCATTAGATAGTTATTCTCTAATTCCAGTCCATAGGTTCAAGTTTCTGAAGCAATCGGACACCATCATCAAGCATTCAAGCAGTAGAAGTTGGGTTAAGTCCACATAGAAACAAGTCTATGTTCTTGACCTTTCCCCACCAACTAGAACCTTTCTTGTCAGTGCCAGTACCCTTCGTACCAGTCCTCGTCCCAGTACCACCTCTCCTCTTCATCTTTCCTATTTGAAAGCAAACGTGCAAATCCACCTCATTACTACTTCTACCACGagtcttcttcttgttgttgctactattcttctcttcttcaagTGATCCTAGTTGTGAGTGATCATTGTTGACAAGTTGCTGGTAGTACTCCTTGTTCCGCTTCTCCAACCCATAAATCTGTCCCTGAAGGTCCTCTATCTTACGGCTGAGCATGCTGACCCTGCGGTCCTCTCTCATTTGGAGCAAATGCCTAGCTAGCTCACCGGCCTTCCTCCTCATGAACAGAGACTCGGAGGCAAGCGCTTTGTTCTCTTCCATCAATGCACCCACTCTGTAACCCAATTTAGCATTCTCATTCAGTAGTATGAGCCTTTCAGACTCCAAAACCTCAAGCAAGCTCTTCTGCAACTCTATCTTCCTCGATGATTCATTTTGTTGCCTCTCCGATGCATTGACCTCATGAAGTAGGATATCGCATTCCACATTTTTTATCACAATCTCCGCGACAATTGCGTCAAAACTTGACACCATGGTggtatcatcatcatcatcttgagCAAGTAGTGATGTGGGAAATTGCTGATACGAGAGGGAGCTCTCCACATCTGAATCATTCTGGCTAGTCTCATATTGATCTTGCTGGTCATAGTAATCATAGTATTCAAAGGTTGAGGTTTGAGAAGATTGTCGACGAGGAGGATGAAAAATCTGACTCTGACTCAGACTAGTAGTTTTGGCGATTGTTTGAATGTAACGGTCAGAGAGAGTGAGATAGGAATTGTACAAGTCTTGAAGTAGGGATAGCAGCTGAGGGCGTGTTTTGTAGTAAGCTTCAGCTCGCTCCGCGAAGGTGTCCCCAGTGTCTTGATCTTGAGGAGTTTTAGTACTTTTACTGTTACTGTTAAATGCTAGCATCTTCATCCTCTCTTCCACATCTGacataaaaacaaaatagaatcaGATGATAAaaggaaacaaacaaataacCTACACATATCAAGTTTTGAGTTTGACGGGAATATAGAGTGACTGGAGAATTTGAAATTATGGATAGTAAAGCCAGGGATATTACAAAAGAGGCTCGCTTTAACCCTAGTACTGATCGAGTTGGTCTTGTCTGTAAAGTAAGGTCAGGGTCATGGAGCCGAACCCAACCagaaaacaacaaaatgaaCAAGGCCGGCCCGTTTCCATTTGCGCCCTTTGATTGACACTCACACCAGCACGCGTACGTGTCACACTTCTCTTTGGTCTTTATCCAGATTACCACTTGGAAGGAAGGATGGGTTAGGCCCCAAAAGAATCAGCTATGGAACACAGAATATATTTGACCAAAAACAGCGGCACAGCATATTTGATACAGTTTCACAAGCATTACTGGTAAATCTAAATCTAACCCCAtgatgaatttgaaatgaaggatccgTCTACCATGTAGAAGAAACAAACAAGCTAGGCCCCAAAAATTTGAATTTCCAAAAGAGTTAAAAGATGAAAAATGTTATTCGTTCACAATAAATAAGAGGGCCAAACCAAAGCTAGCTTGGGGGTCCTCCTGGAGAAATGTGCTCTGAAAGAGACGCATAGACGGAAAGGTCATTGTCTCCCAAATCAACAAAATCAATTGTATTCTGGTACAAGGCCAAGGCTTCTTTCACTTTTTACAGTTTACAACTTTACATATACTAGACTCAGAAGCTCTGTCTCTTGTTTTTGAAATTCAgggtttcaaaattcaaaatttgatttGTAGACAAAAGTAaagcagaaagaagaagaattaaatTAGGCATGCTAATAATGGTTAATAATGCATAGCAGACCAGAAAACAAATAAGGGAAGAAATTGAAGACAGAAATATAATTATGAGGGTGGTACGTGGTAGATAGATAGATAGTAAATGAAGGAAATAATGGAGCTAGGTACGTACCGGCAAGGTTGGAGAGGAGCCAGGTCGGTTTGGCGGTGGTGGCCGTGGTGGTCGGGGCGGTGCTTAAGCTCATCTTCCTTGTGCTTGACAACGTTGGACTAGTCGGAACTGACTCCTGATGAATTTGAACAGAAGAAGCTGATGATGGTGGTGTCGTCGGTTTCTCCATTGTCAAATTTAAAACCCACCACGTCGACGTTACTAACAGACACAACCGTTTCAAGTTTCAAATTTGCATGCTCTCGAATctcaaaagaataaaaaaggcAAAACTGAATACGAAGTTGAAAAAAAAGGATGGAGAAGACAGGAGagggagaaaagaagaaaatggaaaCGAAGAGAGCAGCGTACGTACAATGATATGAATTGTGTTGTGAGGAAAGGGAGCCCTTTGCCGTCTGCAAATGAAGAAGGACGACCAACATCAATAATGCACCAAGCGCAGATCTCGAGAAGCAAAATCACAAAATACTAATAGCACGcaagtgaaaagtgaaaacagAAACACCAGCAAGCTAGTCTTCCAAACCATGTACGTATGGTCATTTTCAATCAAATCAATAACATCACATTGCTCAAttccccatatatatatatatatatattaattccaaccaaaaAGAGCCATCatttctctttatttatttcttttcttcttcctcttcttccacCACCACCAGTAATACTTAACCAGATTAACTAACCAACTAATCTTAGCTTTGAGACTTCGATCAAAATTCTCGGAATCTCGATCAGCCTGCAGAGTTTCAGAGGAGGCGAGGCTAGGATGTCTTAATTCAGAAATTTAAGCTGATCTTGCAAGcataaaacaacaacaacaacagcagcagcaacaaaaAACGAATAGAGATCCAAAGAAACGTGCATACAAATTCTACTAATTATATGAATGAAAGCATGAAGCAGAGAAAACTTAGACGGGCATATAAATCGAAAAATCTGAGTGTCTGAGAACAGAAATGGACATGAGATGATTTTGAtgatgaaaaagaaattaagagaTGGAGGAGTATAGTAATTATTAACTAATTACCGAAATGAAATTTGAAAGACGAGCAAGCTTCAATACTCAACTACTGGTTGGATGAACACGATTTCTGATTGAAATGCTACGCCAAGCCAGCTACTGGTAACGTATGTATGCAAGTTAATTCAGTACGTGTGGCTTTGACTCTGTAAGAGTCTTTGAGAAGCAAATTAAAGGTAAAGAGTTGCCATGGCCACGCTTCTCTACTGCTAAAAGGAAACAAACACACAAAATCAATCTCACCCAAAATTCCGCAACGACTCCTTTTGTACaaattttgtatttgaatttcagTCACTCAGGCAAGTACGTGTCTTATATTCCTTTTTCAAATGTTGTTttcaaattttctctttttatctTTCCTCTACACTTCATTTGGTAACTATTTAAAAATTTCATGAATTAATAAGACATCAATTACTTGCATCGCTTTAACCTTGGAgattttcttacttttctttacCTCGGAGATTAAACAAGGTAATAGATTACATGCATTCCACCCAAAAGAAACGAAAAATGGAAAATGCAAACTTGATGGACGTAGTAGTAACGATTATTTATCCTGCAACTGCAAGTATTAACATGTTAGTTAGTATAGAGACAACCACTTGCAAGCAGTGCCATAAGATCCAAGCTGATTAAGTAAGCATAAGTTTATTCTACGTAGCCAGAGAAACAGAGCTAACTGAGTTGAATAAGTGATACGTGGCCATGATTCTCTGGAACAACATCTCCTATCGATCAACCGCTCGATCGATCCATCCCAAtccctcctccttcttcttcttcaattcctCTTTCGAACATCAGATCTCCGCTTCCTGCAAATccaaatttaaaaaagaaatgaaGCAGCTGAAGTCTGAAGAAATACAACAACCCCCTATAACAAAGAGAGGAGAGAGCAACTCCCTGCTTCATGAGTCGGAAACACTTGCTACGTAGTAATTAACATCCAAGAGCCTATCCTAGACTATAGAAATGGGCCAAGTGTCATGGATTGTCTTTTAGACTACTGGGCTGGGCTTAAAGGATTCCAGGTTGACCTTGCTAAACCCGTAATAGATGCAGTAAAGCCCATCATTATTTTTCGTTTAATCATCATTATTCTTCGTTtattctcccaaaaaaaaaaacaaaatcatcaTTCTTCGTTTAAGTTTTGCGTCTAAaagccttttcttttttcttgttcctgtGTTGGGGCTTCTTATAGTaaaattattaattatatatgACAAAAATTCAAGAAGGCAGTGCCTGTAAATCTGTAATTCTATGATAAAAATCCAACACGCTAGCTCCTCAACTTTTTCTGGTCCTCTTTAGCTTTTCCCATTGCTATCTGGCATGGGTCCAGTTATAATGCTTCGGTGACTTAGTCCATTTAGAATGTCTAGCCTCTATCCAGTAAATAAACTTAAAGAGCCTGACAACACTCCCTAATTTACCAAATGATTTGTGATTTGGAGCACCGTAGAAGTTAGAACTTAATTTCGATCACTTTTTTCATTCATTAAAAGTGCATTAAAAGTGAAAAACGTTCAATCCTATATGACCTTTGTCCGGCCTGTTCTACAGTTACACTTAAAATACCTGATTGGGCTTGCTACTAAGTTCCCGTTTTAAGCTCCACAACACACATCTGCCTAAGTAATTAGATAtattaaccactgcaagtggcttagtggttcttgcttagttgggtgtgctccccaacctaggttcgaaccccgaagctgtcaaagtggtcaggcactgtgctgcaatgcacagttggagcatttcacatgcgccgaaggagtttatcttgggcctagaaagcctttgggttccccttgacaaagtcaaaaaaaagtgaaaaacgtTCAATCCTATATGACCTTTGTCCGGCCTGTTCTACAGTTACACTTAAAATACCTGATTGGGCTTGCTACTAAGTTCCCGTTTTAAGCTCCACAACACACATCTGCCTAAGTAATTAGATATATTTCTCAAGTCTGCTGCAGACATGGATCCGCAATTAATATAAAGTATATGAGACGAGAGCGAGACAGTGTCGCCAAAAATTGTGATTGTTTTTTCAGCATACACGGACCTTTGCATTTACATATGGGCTCAATATGGATTTAGTACCTGTCTGACCAGCAACCCATGGTCGTGGAAATTAAGCAaattaagctagctagctaagtgATGTTAATTTACAAATCAGCAAATGGAGGTGGTTGTTGTTGGATCATTGTCTAATACATATATAatctaaagaaaacaaaactctTAACAGAAAGATTCCATAACACATAGATTATAGATCGAGTTCCAACAAGCACCATAAATTAGAGTACCTCAAGAAATTTAAAATGGGCGCGGTTTAGCTACCAActgctatatatatgtattaacAAACAAGAGAGAACTAAGTGCAGAATCTCGATCGATCCACTTTTAATAAACTCCCTAGCTTCTGTGTTCTTTCTTGCAACTAATTATAATCCAACACACACTGACTGAATGACACTTGCATATAAAAACAAGCAGATATATATAATACAACTAAGAACAATTCAGATTAAAAAAGCTAACTAACTAATTAATTATTGAAGTAGGTGACTAGAGACCACGGTTAACCATGTCCCTGAAACGTTGATCAGATTCTAGCCTCTGAAGCCTTATCTGATTATTGATCTTGTTGATGAAGGCCTCCGCCCGCTGGTTCAATTCGTCCTGAGTCATGGACTTCTCCCTTATCATGGACACCCTGTCGTTAAAAGTGTCCGACTTCTTCAACTCTTTCCGAGCCCATGCCACTCGATCATCAACaacattattattattgttgttGATGTTCTCATGATGATGATCATCTAACTGATCCTCCTCAACTAGCTCCCTGGCTGGAACAATACTACTTCTCACCAAGCCAGTCGTCCGAGGCGGCGTGTCCCAAGTCTCACTCTTTTTTAGATGCTTGCATATCGGTTTGCCTTGCCTTTCCATAATGGCATTCCATGTGGTGTCCAATGTGTTGTCTTCCACCTCTTCCTCGGTGACCGGCTTCTCCGTCAAGCAAGAGTCCTCCGAGGAGGAGGGTTCCTCCGGTGAAGGGTTGGTACGAatggattcttcttcttctgtggaAGCTTGTTGTACTATGTGGATGTCATGCCAGCTGATCATTTCATTTGAAAATTGATGAGTAAGCAAAGACGGTAGAGGAGAAGTAGTTGCATTTTCGGAATGACTACTACTTTCGATCTTATTGCTGTTGTACTCTGCCGTACCATCAATAAAAGTACAACAGTCATCTTCATGATCAGTACTAGTGGTCTTGGCATTGTTTAGGTTATTAATGGAGGTGTAGGAGGAGGGCACAGATGAGGGgtgcttttgcttttgcttttgattttgattttggaatgtGGAGGAGGCAGCGATGATTATGATGATAAAATTGAGAATGATGTAGATGTAAAGTGGAGATAGGCAGTAGCTTCTGATTGAGGTCCAGAGGTGGGGAAGAGTGGAAAGAGTGAGATT encodes the following:
- the LOC133743067 gene encoding uncharacterized protein LOC133743067 produces the protein MEVVFPPPTTSNKSLPIFINSKPTPRLRCSIIISEIQEIRVCTNRSCRRQGSMQTLETITALAPPTVAVKSCGCLSCCGNGPNLVALPAGTLVGHCGTRARAAEVLVALCGGAWDSDAADKSLEALALRNKAEIELNNNNNFSQAELFLSQAIELRPIGGIHITYKDRSVARLALGNHSGALEDAAQALALNPIYPEAYICQGDAFLAMSHFDSAQKSYLTALQIDPSIRRSKSFKARIANLEKLTAVPD
- the LOC133743066 gene encoding kinase-interacting family protein; protein product: MEKPTTPPSSASSVQIHQESVPTSPTLSSTRKMSLSTAPTTTATTAKPTWLLSNLADVEERMKMLAFNSNSKSTKTPQDQDTGDTFAERAEAYYKTRPQLLSLLQDLYNSYLTLSDRYIQTIAKTTSLSQSQIFHPPRRQSSQTSTFEYYDYYDQQDQYETSQNDSDVESSLSYQQFPTSLLAQDDDDDTTMVSSFDAIVAEIVIKNVECDILLHEVNASERQQNESSRKIELQKSLLEVLESERLILLNENAKLGYRVGALMEENKALASESLFMRRKAGELARHLLQMREDRRVSMLSRKIEDLQGQIYGLEKRNKEYYQQLVNNDHSQLGSLEEEKNSSNNKKKTRGRSSNEVDLHVCFQIGKMKRRGGTGTRTGTKGTGTDKKGSSWWGKVKNIDLFLCGLNPTSTA
- the LOC133745104 gene encoding uncharacterized protein LOC133745104; protein product: MGDVLKRARLETAVWAGKLLLLCVGIVSTMVFFKVVIIPYLLNLTLSTLPHLWTSIRSYCLSPLYIYIILNFIIIIIAASSTFQNQNQKQKQKHPSSVPSSYTSINNLNNAKTTSTDHEDDCCTFIDGTAEYNSNKIESSSHSENATTSPLPSLLTHQFSNEMISWHDIHIVQQASTEEEESIRTNPSPEEPSSSEDSCLTEKPVTEEEVEDNTLDTTWNAIMERQGKPICKHLKKSETWDTPPRTTGLVRSSIVPARELVEEDQLDDHHHENINNNNNNVVDDRVAWARKELKKSDTFNDRVSMIREKSMTQDELNQRAEAFINKINNQIRLQRLESDQRFRDMVNRGL